The DNA region ttcatattttgtgacttttacctgattctgaaATGTGGGCCCGGGTCAACATTTTGAGCCGAGTTTTCagttctttgctaaagtcgtagtttcattatttaaattagtttcttgtagttatatttatagtatgtaattattttgtctagattcgagccgatcggagccGAATCTTGTAGCTGTCacgtttagcctagtatcgcatgtctacgtgtcttaactcttatttgaaatttttgcaacatgcttagttgaattacatgtttccttgattattgtattcggtctttaactgtaggattccttgccgtaaattcgttgttccataatttatgagttgtgtatttacttttgggactatgaggcggtacctcgggagctccgcctgtcatgtatttacttttgggactatgaggcggtacctcgggagcttcCCCTatcgtgtatttacttttggggctacgaggcagtacctcgggaaatcccttattgtatatttacttttgggactacgaggcggtacctcgagagatcccctTATTGTGTATTtacctttgggactacgaggcggtacctcgggagcgcccctgttatttacctctatttgttattttgttacctttctgtaatttctcatttttagtcattcattgtattattatattttctgcctcattttccttttattctagTAAGGTCCtaacctaacctcgtcactactctaccgaggttaggcttggcacttactgggtaccgttgtgctgtactcatactacacttctgcacatctttttgtgcagatccagatactgcTTATcagaccagataccagtgagCGAGACCGTACATGTAGACTTctaggtatatctgccagcgtcgaCAGACCTCGGAGTCCGCCTCTATCTCTATGatattgttttctttattttattagactctgatgtatagagacacttaacATTTCCTCTTTAGAGTTTGTGACTCGTTTCtatcggattttgggagttgtaattatttaaatCACACTTTTTATTCGTATTTCGTATGTTGAGAATTTGAGTTGAGTtatatattcagttattccgcaaaatgttaggcttacctagtcttagagactaggtaccatcacgacatcttacggaggagGGAAATTAAGACCGTGACATACTTATAGTAAGAATTATAGATAATGAATATAGAATTTGATTTCCATTAAAACAATGAAGGGACGAATACGTTTTCTTGACGAAGTGGACTCTAAGAATGATATTTTGACTTGGACTCTACAATATTTGAATTGCTATtccgtttttaaatattaatttttaagatataatttaattatggaaGGACATAATAGGCAGATaatattttaaggatatttttgtcgtTCTCAACATTTAGCATAGAACATTcgtacttatatatatatatatatatatatatatatatatatatatatatatatatatatatatatatatatatataaaaccttATTTCAAAGTTAGAACAGCAAAAACTTACCAATTAACTACTCAAAGTTTGTTGGTCCGAATAGAGGCGGATTCAGAAGTTAAACTCAATGGGTTTAATATaagatttttagcattgaacccattatattttaaagttataggtttatatctattattttttgcaaatttagataaatttttatacataaatttataTTTCGTGCCAAAAGTTATGTGTTTAATTGAACCCGTCACTTTAGTACTACATCCGCCCTCGGTCCGATTAATTCGTATTCATATGGGATAGATCCATGCAGTTCAACTTTAGATTAAACTCTCTCTTTTTAAGGAAACTTTAGATTAAACTATCAAATAAGTAATAATATAAGCAAAAGAATCTAATCTGAAattactttatttaataagatgtCCCCGCGGGAGCAAAATGCTTTAACCATAACATATAAGACGCATATAGTGACTTTCTATACAAGTTTTGGAGGGATTTTAGCATTTACGTAATTTATTTGGGACCAAAGTGAAAATTTGCACCAATGTTTCTGTTGAAAAAGTCGGTACATAAAGTGCCAAATGGCAATAAACTGCAGTCACACTTTTGACCTTTCAATGAGCAAGCTGTGAACGATGGATAAACATGGCGTTGAAGCTTCGAATCCTCTCGCCACAATTGAAGATATTCAAAAACGCTTAACTCGTCCTCCGCCGCTTCACTCTCCGCAACCTCCGTCCTCTGCCGTCGCATCTCATCTGTAATCCCTTTCTCTACTCAATTCAGCTTAATTCATAACGCATTTACAAAATTCACACGAAATCTGAATTTTTTTGTAACCGCAGGTATGAATTACAGCATCAGAACTCATCGAATGTGGATACATCTCAATTGcagaaaaggagaaaactaatTACAGAGAAATTGAGAGCTAACGTTAAGGTAACGAATCAGAAGTTAGAAGATTACTTCGATCTAGCTCTCCTCTCTTCAATTCGTGCGAAAATGAACAATATTATGAAGGAAAAAGGTAGAACGTCGATGAAAGTGAAGAACGAATTCGAGGAATTTGTTGTGTGGCCTGCTGGAGAAGATGATTTGGATGTGTTTTCAGAAAGTAGCAGAAGAACAGATGATGAAGCAATTGTTGATCTCAAAAACGACGACGAAGATTCGTTCGGGAATAACGGTGAAGAAATCCAGGTGGATTGCGTGGATCCGTTTCAACAGTTTGAATCAACAGCACTCATCCGGTTCAAGAGATGAAACAAAAGGGGTAAGTGCGTAACAGTAGTTTCAAGGTGGCGCCAAAAAGTGGCTCTTTTTCGTAAACGTTAAAGAAAAGTTActtataaagaaaatgaaaaaatgacattgtatagatactctcaaaataatagcagaaaatatatatatttagtgtatatatacattctgtatattatatataaaaattatacaaatttaatATACTTTTTTAACTATCAAATGTAAATAGTTTGTGGCACGGGTTAAAAGCGATAATACCTCAAAAATTACACTGGTCACAACCACCAAATATTAcactaaaagtgataatacctcAAAATATTACACAAATAACTCACAACCACCAAATCCATAGGCTAACGTCTACTTttaaaataagttttccaaatatAATACGCCATGTACTATGGGAAAAGTTTTAGAAGATTCTTCAGTattatctataattttaaaaaaattacgcTTTTAAAGAAAAGGTAATCATACATCTTCGGCACATTCTCCACGACGACCAATAATCTTACAGGCTTTTGTTATGTTAGTCAGCTCATGATTTGTTGACAAACTGATGTAAGAAAGATAACGTAATGTATTCCATCATTCTCCTCTAACTAATCAATGAAACTCAAGACTAATACTCTTTCAAGTTAAGAAGGAATCCCGCACCCTCACATGGTCAAAAAAAGACAAAGATAGACAATATGACTTTTTATCGAAGATAAAAAGCTGGTAAAGCATCAAATTAAGAAGATTTTCTAGTTAGATTTTCTGAGAATTCCCAGAACTGGACAAAACAAATACACTGGGattttttaagaaaaacaaaCTGAAATTAGTTGAAAATTTAATGGAACTTAATTTGAAAACAGAATCTCTAACTAAAATTCGGAATGAAATCGAGTCCACTGAATGCACAGTGTATCTTTAAGAAAATTATCCCCTCGAGTACCCGATatgttggaatattatcctctCAGGATAGAATATTTTGACTCACCAGAGTATTGGTACATAAATACTGGTGAAATGCGAACCACTTAATGAATGTAATCACACTGGAttttatttgtgcagaagaagaagaagaagttcagAAAATT from Nicotiana tabacum cultivar K326 chromosome 24, ASM71507v2, whole genome shotgun sequence includes:
- the LOC107807782 gene encoding uncharacterized protein LOC107807782, producing the protein MDKHGVEASNPLATIEDIQKRLTRPPPLHSPQPPSSAVASHLYELQHQNSSNVDTSQLQKRRKLITEKLRANVKVTNQKLEDYFDLALLSSIRAKMNNIMKEKGRTSMKVKNEFEEFVVWPAGEDDLDVFSESSRRTDDEAIVDLKNDDEDSFGNNGEEIQVDCVDPFQQFESTALIRFKR